TGCCGTATCGTTTGTCCTACGGGAGCTATTACAATAAAAAATGAAACAGAAAAATTATGGGATGCTCTGTATGATAAATGTAAAAGAGTCATAGTGCAGATTGCGCCGGCTGTAAGAGTTGCATTAAGTGAAGAATTTGGTCAGAAACCAGGGCATGTATCTACAGGCAAAATTGTAGCACTTCTTAAAAAGCTCGGAGCAGAAGAGGTTTTTGACACCACATTGTCAGCGGATTTAACGGTTATTGAAGAAAGCAACGAATTTCTCGAGAGATATTCAAAAGGGGAAAATCTGCCTCTATTTACTTCCTGCTGTCCCGGGTGGGTAAAATTTGCGGAAAACAGGTATCCAGAGCTTAAAAATAATATTTCCAGCTGTAAATCGCCTCAGCAAATGTTTGGAACTGTTCTTAGGGAATATTACAAATCTAAAGATGCAGAGGATGGTAGAGATACGTTTATTGTATCCATTATGCCGTGTACAGCAAAAAAAGCAGAAGCTGCAAGGCCTGAGTTTTCCCACGACGGTGTTAGGGAGGTTGATCTTGTCATAACAACTCAAGAGCTTGCAATAATGATAAAAGAAATCGGCATTAAGTTTGATGAAATAGAGGAAGAGGCAATGGATATGCCTTTTGGAACAGGCTCTGGTGCAGGAGTTATTTTTGGAACTACAGGGGGTGTAACCGAAGCAGTGTTGCGCAAAGTGCTGAAAAATAAATTCGGCAAAGAAGATTGTGAAATTATTTATGGCAGTGTGCGTGGGCTTGAATCTGTTAAGGAGGCAAATGTAACTGTTGATGGAAACGAGTTTAGTATAGCCGTGGTACATGGATTGAAAAATGCCGACAATCTAATCAAGCAGATTAAAAGCGGTGAAAAACAGTATGATTTGATTGAGATAATGGCTTGCAACGGAGGCTGCATTGCAGGAGGAGGTCAACCTACTCCAAAACTTATAACCAGAGAAACAAGGATTTTGAGAGCTAAAGGTCTCTATAGCATTGATAAAACTAATCTTATTAAAAATTCTGAGGACAATTATATTGCTAAAAATATTTTTGATACTGTTATGAAGGATAAAAGACATATGCTTCACGTAAATAATCACAATTAAAGTATTCCTGCAATAGGCTGATTTTGCAACAAGGTTTTATAAAAAGCGCATTCGGAAGTAGATGCTGATATGGATTAGTTCTTCAAGAAAATAAAAAACGCTGCGGATTGCTAGATGTCCGCAACGTTTTTATTTTACTCTATGTTTTAAGATTTTATTTAGTTATTATTTGACTTGATTTCTGTTATGTCAGGCTTAACAAGCATCGAGTAGTTTGTATCATAAATTACAAAACCCGGTTTTGCATTTGGCGGTTTTTTTACATTTGATTTCTTTGTGTAGTCAATCTCCACGGCTCCGGAGTTTCTTCCTTTGCTATAATAGGCAGCAATTTGGGCAGCTTCAACATATTCGTTGTCAGTAAGCTCGTCTCCATTTGTTTTTATTATTACATGAGAACCGGGCATGTTTTTGGCATGGAACCAGTAATCATCTTTTTTACCTACTTTGAAAGTAAGGGTGTCATTTTGAATGTTGTTTTTTCCAACCAAAATTTCATGTCCGCCTGACGATATATACGCAGTAAATTCAGGTTTATATTCTTTTTGCTTTTTTACTTTTGATTTCTTTTTCATTATTCCTTCAGCAATTAATTCATTATATATCTCATCCAAATCATCGGTTGTTTCGCACGATTCTATGGAATAAAGAATATTTTCAAGGTATCGAATTTCGTTTAAGGATGATTCTATCAGCTTTTGAAGCTCTTCTACAGCATGTTTAAGCTTATTGTAACGCTTGAAAAACTTTTGGCTGTTCATAGATAAATTAAGTTTTGGGTCCAATGGGATAGTAATTTCTCTTTGTTCCGGGTCGTAATAATTTATAACGGTAAGCTTGTTTTTTTCGGGTTTTCTGTGCAGATTTGCCAGTATCAGCTCTCCGTATATTTTATATTTTTCACGATCTTCAGCATTTAATAATTCATTTCTTTGTTTTTCAACCTTTTTTTTGATTCTGTCTATTTTTGTATTCATGCTTTTAATCAAGCTTGAAACTCGCTGGTTAATTTTGTTCTTGTTGTCCTTCTCATAGAAATAGTCGTCCAAAAGGTTTCCGGGATTATCGTAATGCTTTTTATCGCAAGATTTTAAATACTCAACATCCAAGCAATAAAAATAAGTTTGGTTTAAAGACTTATCTAAATAAATGTTAAATGAGAAGTTGTTCGACTTAACTTTGTTTATGATAAAATTAAAAGCATTCCACAGATTTCTTTTCTGATCTGAAGTAAGTTCGCCAATGTAAGTACTTTCATTTAAATTTGCCAAATGACAAACTTCTCTGCTAATGAACGGACTGAGTCCTATAAATGTTTTATAGAAAAAATTATAGATTAACAAACCTGAATTTGATTCGTTCAGCGCATCAGCAAAAGTATCTTCTGAAATTTCCAGGGTAGGTTTTTTATCCTGTTCGGGCGGTATAACGTACTTTATTCCCGGATATATCTGGCGTACCGAGCTTACATTTTCTGCAACTCTTTTTATTGAATCGATTATTAGGGAAGTATCAGAATTTATAAAAATAATATTGCTGTGCTTGCCCATTATTTCAATTATTAAGGATTTATGTACTGTTGTATCAAGTTCATCCTTGCATTCAAAGGTAAGTTCAAGTATTCGGTCAAAATTTATCTGATGCACATTGGTTATGCGGGCTCCAATGAGATGCTTTCTCAATAGCATGCAAAACATTGGAGGCTGGTCAGGATTTTTCCTCGTTATATTAGTAATATGCAGGCGAGGGTTGCTGCTTGCCGATGTCATCAGAAGCTTGTAATTTTCACCGTTGTTTCTTATGTGTATAACTATTTCATTTTTATCAGGCTGGTAGATTTTATCTACACGCCCTCCTATTAGTTTTTTATATAAATCATTTTTTATGCTGTTTAAAAAAATTCCGTCCAGTGACATTTAAAAACCTCCGTTCTATTGTATATTGTACCTTAAAAAACTTTTTATGTCATTGAAATATTTTATTTTTTGTTTACTATTTGATTTTTAATGTTATAATAAATATCATATATTCCAGTTATTTGAAAAACTGCGGCGTATGTTTTAATAAAAGATAATAAATCTTTTGATTTTGCATCATATTGATAAAGTTATTTAATAAAACAGCACATTAAGAAAAAAATTTTGGGAGAAAAAAATGGCGAATATATTAAGCATGACCGGTTATGGCAAAGGCGAGCACAATGATGGGAAACGAGTTATAACGGCGGAAATAAAAACCATAAACAACAGATATTGCGATATCAGCGTCAAAACACCTAGACATTTACGCTTTTTCGAGGATAATATAAGAAAAATCTTGAAAAACAGCATTCAAAGGGGTAGAATAGATGTATATATAAGCATAGACTATTTAAGTGAATCTGATACTGTAATAGTTCCTAACCTTTGTCTTGCCAAGCAATACAAAGATGCTATCGACGAAATAAAGAATGAACTGAATATCAGCAGCAATGTTTCACTGGACACCATTATAAGGTTTCAGGATGTTCTTATGGCAAAAGAAGATACGGATGATGAAGAGGAGCTTAAAACATGTGTTGAAGCGGCGATGAACAATGCAGTGAAAAATCTTATTGCAATGAGAGCTGCCGAAGGCAAGCAGCTTGAAGCCGATATCAGATCAAGCATGGAGAAAATACTTTTGCTAATGGAAGAAATTTCGAAAAATTCTCTGACAGTGGTTGAGGACTACAAAGTTAAATTTGAAGCAAGGATAAAAGAGCTTCTCGGAAATAGCCATGAGCTTGATGAAAACAGGCTTTATAATGAAATCGTAATTTATGCTGACAAAAGTGATATCAATGAAGAAATTGTTAGATTTAAGTCTCATATGTGTCAGCTGGGCGATGTGCTGGAGACCGGCGGAACAATAGGAAGGAAATTGGATTTCATTATTCAGGAGTCAAACAGAGAAATTAACACGATCGGATCTAAAATAGGAAGACTTGAAATAATTCAAATTGTCGTAGAGATAAAAAACCTACTGGAAAAAATCAGAGAGCAAGTACAAAATATAGAATAGGAGAAGTTATATGGCAGGTAACACTATAAACATTGGGTTTGGGAATATAGCATTATCTAATAGAATTATAGCAATTGTAAGTCCCGAATCAGCGCCCATAAAACGTGTCATACAAGAAACAAGAGAAAAGGGAAAGCTTATTGATGCTACATATGGCAGAAAGACAAGAGCAGTTATAATAACCGACTGTGAATACGTAATATTATCGGCTATTCAGCCTGATACGATGGCACAGAGATTTGAACATAACAACCACAATATTAAGTAAAGAGGTGCATGAATGGACAGCGGATTATTAGTGGTAATTTCAGGTCCTTCAGGGGCAGGCAAGGGCACCATATGCAAAAAGCTTAAAGAAGCGATGAAGGATTTAAAAGTCTCGGTGTCGGCCACTACAAGAAAGCCAAGAGAAGGTGAAAAAGAAGGTGTAAGTTATTTTTTTTTGAAAGAGGATGAGTTTGTAAAAAAAATTAATAATGATGAGTTCCTTGAATATGCAAGGGTTTACGGAAATTATTATGGTACACCGAAAAAAGAGGTGTTTAAACAGCTCGAAGAAGGAAATGATATTATACTAGAGATAGATATACAAGGGGCTCTACAGGTCAAAAAAAATTACCCTAGAGGAGTTTTCGTATTTATACTGCCTCCCTCACTAAAAGAACTTAAGCACAGAATTGAAGGAAGAGGTACGGATTCAAAGGAAGTAATATTTAAAAGAATGCAGTGTGCATGTGATGAATTAAATTATGCTTTTGAATATGATTATGTCGTTTTAAATGATGAGGTTGAATCGGCAGTTGACAAAATTAAATGCATCATTAATGCAGAAAAAAATCGAGCTATAAGGAAAAAATCGATTATAAACAAAATCAGAGAGGTATAGTATGAGAAAAATATCAATTGATGAACTGATAGATATGGTGGATAGCAGATATTCTCTTGTTACAATAGTTTCAAAAAGAGCAAGGCAGATTATAGATGGTTCGGAAGCACTGGTAGAAACGAACTCTATAAAGCCGTTGGCTGTTGCAATAGAAGAATTCTATGAGCATAAGTACGATCCGATTTACAATTATGATCAATACATGAAAAATCTTCAGGAATCAAAAGCCAATGAAGAATCTTCAGAAGAATCTGAAGGGCAGTCTGGTGAGGATGATGGAGAGCAGGAAGCTGAAGATGTTCAAGAAACTGAAGAGAATAGGGAAGAACAATAATATAGGCGGACAGCACAAGCTGTCCTTTTTTTTATGCGCGGAGCCATGAAGCATCAAAATCCTATGGCTATTTCCAATTTATTCGTATATAATTAATATATGGAATTTGTATTAATAACAATAGGGAGGCCTTTATGTATAAACGTATTATTTCTTTAATTCTGTGCATGTGTCTGTTGATAACAGCATGCTCCGGGAAAAACAAACCTGTAAATGAACCTGCAGTAGAAAATGGTGAAACACCTGTTGAGTCAACTGAAGATATGTACGAACTGACTGCACTTAAATCTGACGATCAGGGTATCGATACAGAATCGGGGTTTCAACTGACGTCAAAAAAGGACATAAATGAAAAATATATAAAAGAAAACCTTAATATATTGCCTGAAGAAAATTACAAAGTTGATAAGATATCTTCAACAGTATACAACATTCTGCCGTTGTCCAAGCTTGAAAATAACAAGGTGTACCAGGTTAAAATCAGCGATATCGGCTACGATTATTCGTGGGCGTTTCAGACGAAGAAAAAATTTGAGATTGAAAGCACCCTTCCCGAGGATAAAAGTACTTATGTTCCTTTAAACTCAGGGATAGAGCTGTATTTCTCAATGAATAATTTCACAGATATAGAAGATTTTTTTGAAATGAGCCCAAAGGTTGAAGGAAGTTTCATAAAGAATGACAGCTCTATTATATTCGTACCTGAACAGATGGAAAAAAGCACAATTTACACGGTAACTGTTAAAAAAGGATTTGGACTTGCAGACGGAAGCGAGTCTTTGGGTGAGGACTATGTTTTTTCATTTAAAACACAGTCTGACGGAGAACCTCGTTTTTGCTTTGAAAGACCTATTATAAATATTTACAAAGACAACCCTAAAATAATTGATGCATATGTGGGTGATGAAGACAAAGAAAAAGAATTTAATATAAACATATATCAATATAAAGGCGCAGATGAATTTGCAGAAGATGTTTATAGCTTTGCAGAAACGGGAAATTATCCTAAGGACAAATCCGAAAAAAAGATGTCACTGATGCAATCAGTAAAACAGAGTCCTTATATGGTGGATTCGGTGTATTATTACAGAAATGCATTTTTCGAACTGCCTGACGACTTGGAAAAGGGTTACTACCTGCTTGAGTTTAGCTCGGTAGAAGCAGACAGTAAGCAGTATCTTTTCATGCAAATAAACGACATGCTTATTTATAATGCCATATTTAATAATCAATTTATGGTATTTGCCTGCGACGGAAATTCAAGTAAAGAAATCGAGAATGCAAATGTTATATTAAATGGGAAATCTATAGGCATGACTGATGAAAAAGGGGTGCTTGTTTTTGAAACAGATGCTACAAAGCTTAAATCAATGAAGCTCCGAGTAGCATCGAAGGGCTTGAATGACTTTATTTATGCTGAAAGTCTTTTCATTGGCAATTATTATTATAGAAGCATGTATAACCAGAACAAGTATTTTATGTATATGGACACGGACAGAAGTGTGTACATGCCTGATGATACCGTGAATGTATGGGGATTTGCAAAACTGAGAAATAACAAGTCGTTAAATAAAGTAAAGCTTGAATTGGTGGATGAAAGAACTAAATTGGTTTTGGATACCAAGTATGTAAATCTGACAAATATAGGAACTTACGAAGCTAAATTTGACTTAAATAATGTTACTTCTGAATATTTAGTAATAGAAGCATATGACAATAATCAACTGATTTCCAGAGAATATATTTCAGTTCAAAAATATACGAAACCTTTGTACAGATTAAAAGGAATGGTTGACAGGGAATATGCATTTAGCGGAGAAAAGATAAACTATAAAGTAAATGCAGAATTTTTCAACGGTCCGCCAGTACCGAACATAGAGCTTAATTTCAATGCATTTAGATATTATGGATATAAGACTGAATACGAAGGAATGGAACAGATTCTGAAGCTTAATGAAAATGGGGAATGTTCATTTGATGTAAATACGGATGTAAGAAGCAAAAACTGGAGACCGGCTACAATATATTTGGAGAGCTACAATAATGAAGCTGAGGACTCACCAGTGTATTTGAGAGATACTGTTGAAATATTTCCGAAGCATGAGATGCTAGAGGTTGAACAAGATATAAATGATCCTCATTCAGTAGATATATTGCTTCATAAGATGAATATTGAAGGTTACAGCCAAGACAACTACGATTATAAAAGCTTACGTGGAATGCCTTTGGATGGCAGTGTTAATGTAACAGTAACCGAAAGATATTATCAAAAAGTAAAAGTAGGAGAGCAGTATGATTATATTAACAAGGTCAATAAAATAGAATATGATTATAATTTCGTAGAAAATGTTGTGTATTCCGATTATGTGGATGTTCATTCCGGAAAGGCAAATTTTAGAATTCCTGAATTCAAGGAAGATAGGAATTATACTGTAACAGCCTACTATGATGATGTAAATGGTGGGATCGAGGAGGAAGTTTATTTAAGAAGTCAAGGATATCATTATTATGATTATTATGAATTGAGCGGAGATATAGGAGATAAATTTCGACTTAATGATACTGCAAATATTCAACTGACATATGGTAATGAAAATGTTGAGAACATTGAAAAAGATAATTTGTTTGCAGTATTCATGAGAAACGGACTTGTTGATTATTCTGTATCAGAGAATACAGATATGAAAGTTAAATTTGATGAGGATTTTATTCCTAACGTATATATTAACGGTATTTATGTAAAAAATGGATATATGTATCCCATTGCAGATTATGACGTGCTGTATTACGATAACACGGAGAGAGAATTAAAGTTAGATATAAAAACAGATAAGGAAAGATATGAACCCGGCGAGGAGGTTACATTGAAAATAAATGCTTCGGATGAATATGGCAGGCCATGCAGAGCAGATGTGAACATAAGCGTGGTTGATGAAGCATACTTCGCCATGTTTCCTAAGGACGTCTATACTCTTAATGCGTTGTACTCGTATTCTTGGAGCGACGGTCTAATTAGAAGCTATGTTTCAAATATAGATTTGAGCGAAGAAAAACCACAAGCCGAAAAGGGCGGAGGCGGAGGAGAAGACGGTATCTTCCGGGATGAATTTGAAGATACCAACTTTTTTAAGACAGTAACTACGGACAGTAAGGGTAATGCGGAGGTTAAATTCAAACTTGCCGACAATCTGACTTCATGGCGAATTACATATCAGGGAATTTCCGATAAGCTTTATGCCGGAAGTGGTACAAAGAACATAACTGTCAGCCTTCCATTCTATGTTGATATGATAATGGGAAGCGAATATCTTTTGGATGATAAAATCAGCTCGGCTTTTAGAGTGTTCGGTACAGATATCAAGGACGGTGATGAGGTTGAATATGAAATTACCGTTATAGACAAGGATACAAAGAAAGAAACTGCTTATGCGGCAGCAGGATATGCCGGTGATTACACCAGCATTGAGCTTGGCAAGCTTGACGAGGGACAGTATGATATATATGCCAAAGCTAAATGTGGCGGAAACCAGGATGGAATACGCGAGGAATTCAGCGTAGTTGATTCTGCTGTTTACTTTAACAATACCAACTATTACCGCCTCAGTGACAGCACAGTGCTTGATAATGTATATTCGCACGCTGTAATTACTCTGTTCAATGAAAGTACATCAGATTTCTATAATAGCTTGAGAGATATATCATTTTCAGATGGAAATAGAATAGATCAAACAGTGTGCTCAATGCTGGCAACTGAATATATAAACAGATATTTTGATATGGATTTGTACTTCGACGAGGAAAAAATGCTTAATGAAATAAGCAAGTATGAGACGGAATCAGGAGGTATCAAACTGTTTCCATATTCATCTTCTGATGCTCAACTTACAGCAAAGCTGGTTCACACTTTGAATAGTGACTATAAAGAAAGTAAAATGAAGCTGTATTTTAATAATATATTAAAGGAAGAAGAGTACAGCTCAGATACAGCTGCAGCTTTGTGGGGACTGAGTAAGTACAAGGAACCCGTGCTTCTTGCAGTGCGTAGTCTTCTGGAATCAGAAGAGCTTGGAATCAGAGATAAAATTTATCTGTATCTGGCGCTGGCAGAGCTTGGAGATAATGAGACGGCAAAAAAATATTACAGAGAGATAACATTAAATTTAGAAGAATCCGGAGACTACTTGTATTACGGAAACGGTGAAAGTGACCTGGATAATTACGAAATTACCGCACTTCTGGCAGTATTGGGATGCAA
Above is a window of Sedimentibacter sp. MB35-C1 DNA encoding:
- a CDS encoding [FeFe] hydrogenase, group A, which encodes MGGIMIIDGRKVTYTNQKNILSVIRDSGIDLPTFCYHSELSIYGACRMCSVETSKGEIIASCSEPPKDGMEIYTNSPRIRRYRKMILELLLSNHDKDCTTCERTGKCQLQKLSKRYGMNRNRFKQLSQNNHIDNSSPSIVRNPNKCIKCGDCVMVCEEIQGIGALGFVNRGSDVIIQPAFNKKLAETNCVNCGQCRIVCPTGAITIKNETEKLWDALYDKCKRVIVQIAPAVRVALSEEFGQKPGHVSTGKIVALLKKLGAEEVFDTTLSADLTVIEESNEFLERYSKGENLPLFTSCCPGWVKFAENRYPELKNNISSCKSPQQMFGTVLREYYKSKDAEDGRDTFIVSIMPCTAKKAEAARPEFSHDGVREVDLVITTQELAIMIKEIGIKFDEIEEEAMDMPFGTGSGAGVIFGTTGGVTEAVLRKVLKNKFGKEDCEIIYGSVRGLESVKEANVTVDGNEFSIAVVHGLKNADNLIKQIKSGEKQYDLIEIMACNGGCIAGGGQPTPKLITRETRILRAKGLYSIDKTNLIKNSEDNYIAKNIFDTVMKDKRHMLHVNNHN
- a CDS encoding NFACT family protein — translated: MSLDGIFLNSIKNDLYKKLIGGRVDKIYQPDKNEIVIHIRNNGENYKLLMTSASSNPRLHITNITRKNPDQPPMFCMLLRKHLIGARITNVHQINFDRILELTFECKDELDTTVHKSLIIEIMGKHSNIIFINSDTSLIIDSIKRVAENVSSVRQIYPGIKYVIPPEQDKKPTLEISEDTFADALNESNSGLLIYNFFYKTFIGLSPFISREVCHLANLNESTYIGELTSDQKRNLWNAFNFIINKVKSNNFSFNIYLDKSLNQTYFYCLDVEYLKSCDKKHYDNPGNLLDDYFYEKDNKNKINQRVSSLIKSMNTKIDRIKKKVEKQRNELLNAEDREKYKIYGELILANLHRKPEKNKLTVINYYDPEQREITIPLDPKLNLSMNSQKFFKRYNKLKHAVEELQKLIESSLNEIRYLENILYSIESCETTDDLDEIYNELIAEGIMKKKSKVKKQKEYKPEFTAYISSGGHEILVGKNNIQNDTLTFKVGKKDDYWFHAKNMPGSHVIIKTNGDELTDNEYVEAAQIAAYYSKGRNSGAVEIDYTKKSNVKKPPNAKPGFVIYDTNYSMLVKPDITEIKSNNN
- a CDS encoding YicC/YloC family endoribonuclease produces the protein MANILSMTGYGKGEHNDGKRVITAEIKTINNRYCDISVKTPRHLRFFEDNIRKILKNSIQRGRIDVYISIDYLSESDTVIVPNLCLAKQYKDAIDEIKNELNISSNVSLDTIIRFQDVLMAKEDTDDEEELKTCVEAAMNNAVKNLIAMRAAEGKQLEADIRSSMEKILLLMEEISKNSLTVVEDYKVKFEARIKELLGNSHELDENRLYNEIVIYADKSDINEEIVRFKSHMCQLGDVLETGGTIGRKLDFIIQESNREINTIGSKIGRLEIIQIVVEIKNLLEKIREQVQNIE
- a CDS encoding DUF370 domain-containing protein, with the translated sequence MAGNTINIGFGNIALSNRIIAIVSPESAPIKRVIQETREKGKLIDATYGRKTRAVIITDCEYVILSAIQPDTMAQRFEHNNHNIK
- the gmk gene encoding guanylate kinase, whose product is MDSGLLVVISGPSGAGKGTICKKLKEAMKDLKVSVSATTRKPREGEKEGVSYFFLKEDEFVKKINNDEFLEYARVYGNYYGTPKKEVFKQLEEGNDIILEIDIQGALQVKKNYPRGVFVFILPPSLKELKHRIEGRGTDSKEVIFKRMQCACDELNYAFEYDYVVLNDEVESAVDKIKCIINAEKNRAIRKKSIINKIREV
- the rpoZ gene encoding DNA-directed RNA polymerase subunit omega, giving the protein MRKISIDELIDMVDSRYSLVTIVSKRARQIIDGSEALVETNSIKPLAVAIEEFYEHKYDPIYNYDQYMKNLQESKANEESSEESEGQSGEDDGEQEAEDVQETEENREEQ
- a CDS encoding Ig-like domain-containing alpha-2-macroglobulin family protein, which produces MYKRIISLILCMCLLITACSGKNKPVNEPAVENGETPVESTEDMYELTALKSDDQGIDTESGFQLTSKKDINEKYIKENLNILPEENYKVDKISSTVYNILPLSKLENNKVYQVKISDIGYDYSWAFQTKKKFEIESTLPEDKSTYVPLNSGIELYFSMNNFTDIEDFFEMSPKVEGSFIKNDSSIIFVPEQMEKSTIYTVTVKKGFGLADGSESLGEDYVFSFKTQSDGEPRFCFERPIINIYKDNPKIIDAYVGDEDKEKEFNINIYQYKGADEFAEDVYSFAETGNYPKDKSEKKMSLMQSVKQSPYMVDSVYYYRNAFFELPDDLEKGYYLLEFSSVEADSKQYLFMQINDMLIYNAIFNNQFMVFACDGNSSKEIENANVILNGKSIGMTDEKGVLVFETDATKLKSMKLRVASKGLNDFIYAESLFIGNYYYRSMYNQNKYFMYMDTDRSVYMPDDTVNVWGFAKLRNNKSLNKVKLELVDERTKLVLDTKYVNLTNIGTYEAKFDLNNVTSEYLVIEAYDNNQLISREYISVQKYTKPLYRLKGMVDREYAFSGEKINYKVNAEFFNGPPVPNIELNFNAFRYYGYKTEYEGMEQILKLNENGECSFDVNTDVRSKNWRPATIYLESYNNEAEDSPVYLRDTVEIFPKHEMLEVEQDINDPHSVDILLHKMNIEGYSQDNYDYKSLRGMPLDGSVNVTVTERYYQKVKVGEQYDYINKVNKIEYDYNFVENVVYSDYVDVHSGKANFRIPEFKEDRNYTVTAYYDDVNGGIEEEVYLRSQGYHYYDYYELSGDIGDKFRLNDTANIQLTYGNENVENIEKDNLFAVFMRNGLVDYSVSENTDMKVKFDEDFIPNVYINGIYVKNGYMYPIADYDVLYYDNTERELKLDIKTDKERYEPGEEVTLKINASDEYGRPCRADVNISVVDEAYFAMFPKDVYTLNALYSYSWSDGLIRSYVSNIDLSEEKPQAEKGGGGGEDGIFRDEFEDTNFFKTVTTDSKGNAEVKFKLADNLTSWRITYQGISDKLYAGSGTKNITVSLPFYVDMIMGSEYLLDDKISSAFRVFGTDIKDGDEVEYEITVIDKDTKKETAYAAAGYAGDYTSIELGKLDEGQYDIYAKAKCGGNQDGIREEFSVVDSAVYFNNTNYYRLSDSTVLDNVYSHAVITLFNESTSDFYNSLRDISFSDGNRIDQTVCSMLATEYINRYFDMDLYFDEEKMLNEISKYETESGGIKLFPYSSSDAQLTAKLVHTLNSDYKESKMKLYFNNILKEEEYSSDTAAALWGLSKYKEPVLLAVRSLLESEELGIRDKIYLYLALAELGDNETAKKYYREITLNLEESGDYLYYGNGESDLDNYEITALLAVLGCKVHDYDTSDRLFKYIYNEPSIYTLSNMEQLIYIMDRDIAQLDEVKDLFGEVTVSSNGENKKYKLKLFDRESFAVKKDDIGDVRFSNIRGSIACKVDALGNMDDLEKNKTDDFSISVDYTNAKTYEKQTDFNQSDIVKVTIAPIMSADIERGYYEITYIVPAGFRYMEGYKDSSYGNQNGQKLTFQYYYSKKYHDRDIVFYIQAVQKGKYTVDYAVIKEYLENRLNYIEKSSLAIN